A DNA window from Streptomyces parvus contains the following coding sequences:
- a CDS encoding PHP domain-containing protein, with amino-acid sequence MDPVTALRRIAFLLERSQAATYRVKAFRTAAAAVDAMAAGEAAERVAAKSLERVPGIGPRTAEVIREALAGRTPGYLDRLEKEAADEPPVEAGQDLFARLTGDCHMHSDWSDGGSPIEEMGRTAAELGHAWTVLTDHSPRLTVAKGLSPERLREQLEVVARLNEEWAPFRLLTGIECDILPDGSLDQEDELLERLDVVVVSVHSKLRMDPAPMTQRLEAAVSHPRANVLGHCTGRLLEGRGRPESRFDADRVFAACAEAGTAVEINCRPERQDPPLRLLRAAVAAGTLFAIDTDAHAPGQLDWQRSGCARAEECGVPADRVVTTWSAERLLEWAG; translated from the coding sequence ATGGATCCCGTCACCGCCCTGCGGCGGATCGCGTTCCTGCTGGAACGCTCACAGGCCGCCACCTACCGGGTGAAGGCCTTCCGTACGGCCGCCGCCGCCGTGGACGCCATGGCCGCAGGGGAGGCGGCCGAGCGGGTGGCCGCGAAGTCCCTGGAGCGGGTGCCCGGCATCGGCCCGCGTACGGCCGAGGTGATCCGTGAGGCCCTGGCGGGCAGGACACCCGGGTATCTGGACCGTTTGGAGAAGGAGGCCGCGGACGAGCCGCCCGTCGAGGCCGGCCAGGACCTCTTCGCGCGGCTGACGGGCGACTGCCATATGCACTCGGACTGGTCGGACGGGGGCAGCCCGATCGAGGAGATGGGCCGGACCGCCGCGGAGCTGGGCCACGCGTGGACCGTTCTCACCGACCACTCGCCCCGGCTGACGGTGGCCAAGGGCCTGTCGCCGGAACGGCTGCGGGAGCAGCTGGAGGTGGTGGCGCGGCTCAACGAGGAGTGGGCCCCGTTCCGGCTGCTGACGGGGATCGAGTGCGACATCCTGCCGGACGGCTCGCTCGACCAGGAGGACGAGCTGCTGGAGCGGCTCGACGTGGTGGTGGTCTCCGTCCACTCCAAGCTGCGGATGGACCCGGCCCCGATGACACAGCGGCTGGAAGCGGCCGTGAGCCATCCGCGGGCGAATGTGCTCGGCCACTGCACGGGACGCCTGCTGGAGGGACGTGGCCGCCCCGAGTCGCGGTTCGACGCGGACCGGGTCTTCGCGGCCTGCGCCGAGGCCGGGACGGCGGTGGAGATCAACTGCCGCCCGGAGCGGCAGGACCCGCCCCTGCGGCTGCTGCGCGCCGCCGTCGCGGCGGGGACGCTGTTCGCGATCGACACGGACGCGCATGCCCCGGGGCAGCTCGACTGGCAGCGGTCGGGGTGCGCCCGTGCCGAGGAGTGCGGGGTGCCGGCGGACCGCGTGGTGACGACCTGGAGCGCGGAACGGCTCCTGGAGTGGGCCGGCTGA
- a CDS encoding DUF6381 family protein: MSGSDEPADLARQMREKSRQLHEAAERASDPQERERLEKKSRTIRDRSEQQSAMEAGDIYPEK; the protein is encoded by the coding sequence ATGAGCGGTTCGGACGAACCCGCCGACCTGGCTCGGCAGATGCGTGAGAAGTCCCGGCAGCTCCACGAGGCGGCAGAGCGCGCGAGCGATCCGCAGGAGCGTGAGCGGCTGGAGAAGAAGTCCCGGACGATCCGGGACCGGAGCGAGCAGCAGAGCGCCATGGAGGCCGGGGACATCTACCCCGAGAAGTAG
- a CDS encoding aromatic acid exporter family protein: MPRVSAPVVKLVQRTTEPAGVQTLRSTAAAVIAYSVAVWLLPEPAPLTAPLTALLVVQVTLYATLTTGIRRVNSVIVGVLIAIGFSSLVGLSWWSLGLTIFTALLVGRLVRVNEFVPEVAISAMLVLGVSQVADTAWDRVWETLIGAVVGLLFNLLLAPPVWVGSAGSSIESLAARMGTMLRSMGEEVVGNNPVSRAAARLHEARRLDHDIVEVDASLRQAEESLTLNPRVRQGLLHRVVLRTGLDTLEICAVVLRVLSRTLTDLAKARTEESLFPADVTELLQELFGHLAEAIESFAVLVTTQLAADAEAAEERLAEALVRSRAARDRVADLLLEDVQEHPRQWQLHGALLAEIDRVLAELDIEERTKRLGEELDRRSEEAHARHPRLRALLRRLGRQPA; this comes from the coding sequence ATGCCCCGAGTCTCCGCCCCCGTCGTCAAGCTCGTGCAGCGCACCACCGAACCCGCCGGGGTGCAGACGCTGCGCTCGACGGCAGCCGCCGTCATCGCCTACTCCGTGGCCGTCTGGCTCCTGCCCGAACCGGCCCCGCTCACCGCACCCCTCACCGCGCTCCTGGTCGTCCAGGTGACCCTCTACGCGACCCTCACGACCGGCATCCGCAGGGTGAACTCCGTCATCGTCGGCGTCCTCATCGCCATCGGCTTCAGCTCCCTGGTGGGGCTGAGCTGGTGGAGCCTCGGTCTCACCATCTTCACCGCGCTGCTGGTCGGACGGCTGGTCCGGGTCAACGAGTTCGTGCCCGAGGTGGCGATCAGCGCGATGCTCGTCCTCGGCGTCTCCCAGGTCGCCGACACCGCCTGGGACCGGGTGTGGGAGACGCTGATCGGGGCTGTGGTCGGGCTCCTGTTCAACCTGCTCCTCGCCCCGCCCGTCTGGGTCGGCTCGGCCGGCTCCTCCATCGAGTCGCTGGCCGCCCGGATGGGCACGATGCTGCGCAGCATGGGCGAGGAGGTGGTGGGGAACAACCCCGTCTCCCGGGCCGCCGCCCGGCTGCACGAGGCCCGCAGGCTCGACCACGACATCGTGGAGGTCGACGCCTCCCTGCGCCAGGCGGAGGAAAGTCTCACCCTCAACCCAAGGGTTAGACAAGGACTGCTCCACCGGGTCGTCCTGCGCACCGGGCTCGACACCTTGGAGATCTGCGCCGTCGTCCTGCGCGTCCTCTCCCGCACCCTCACCGACCTGGCGAAGGCCCGTACCGAGGAGTCACTCTTCCCGGCCGATGTGACGGAACTGCTCCAGGAACTCTTCGGCCACCTCGCCGAGGCGATCGAGAGCTTCGCCGTCCTGGTCACCACCCAGCTCGCCGCCGACGCGGAGGCGGCCGAGGAACGGCTCGCCGAGGCGCTCGTCCGCAGCCGCGCCGCCCGCGACCGGGTGGCCGACCTGCTGCTGGAGGACGTCCAGGAGCATCCGCGCCAGTGGCAGCTGCACGGCGCTCTGCTCGCCGAGATCGACCGGGTGCTGGCCGAACTCGACATCGAGGAGCGCACCAAACGGCTCGGCGAGGAGCTGGACCGCCGCTCGGAGGAGGCGCACGCGCGCCACCCCCGGCTGCGAGCGCTCCTGCGGCGCCTCGGCCGGCAGCCCGCCTGA
- a CDS encoding DUF779 domain-containing protein, with protein sequence MECDPKSPAVELTAAAAGVLRRLRADHGPLMFHQSGGCCDGSAPMCYPAGEFRTGDADVLLAELAVEGMAERVPFWMSRSQHAVWAHTRLIVDVVEGRGSGFSLEAPEGVRFLIRSRLVDGNG encoded by the coding sequence ATGGAGTGTGACCCGAAATCACCCGCCGTCGAGCTGACCGCCGCCGCGGCCGGTGTGCTGCGGCGGCTGCGGGCGGACCACGGTCCGTTGATGTTCCATCAGTCCGGCGGCTGCTGCGACGGCAGCGCGCCGATGTGCTACCCGGCGGGTGAGTTCCGCACCGGGGACGCCGATGTGCTCCTGGCGGAACTCGCCGTCGAAGGCATGGCCGAAAGGGTGCCTTTCTGGATGTCGCGGAGCCAGCACGCGGTGTGGGCCCACACCCGGCTGATCGTGGACGTGGTGGAGGGCCGCGGCAGCGGATTCTCGCTGGAGGCCCCGGAAGGGGTGCGCTTCCTCATCCGTTCCCGCCTGGTGGACGGGAACGGATGA
- a CDS encoding serine hydrolase gives MNTEALLRDVRARLSEGGLRACLLVRDLATGEELGIEPDTDLPSASLVKVPLALATLERIRRGELDGAALLDVAPGRVTTPGPTGLSRFRHPARIAIDDLLYLSTCLSDGTAADALFDLTPPARVADLLREAGLRGITVRHRTEELFDTPVERFDADQVHLAHALAIDAGTSGRGHRVPQLDTTRANTGSARSFVDLLQAVWTPSKIHPEVAERLRDLLAHNVLRHRLTPDFSSDASRWSSKTGTLLNVRHEIGVVEHADGQTFAVAVLTESSVPAGAQPGVDGLMAEAARRLRDHLRQL, from the coding sequence ATGAACACCGAGGCGCTGTTGCGGGACGTGCGCGCCCGGCTGTCCGAAGGCGGCCTGCGCGCCTGCCTGCTGGTGCGGGACCTGGCCACGGGGGAGGAGCTGGGCATCGAGCCGGACACGGATCTGCCGTCGGCCTCCCTGGTCAAGGTTCCGCTCGCGCTCGCCACGCTCGAACGCATCCGGCGCGGTGAGCTGGACGGCGCGGCCCTGCTGGACGTGGCGCCCGGGCGCGTCACCACGCCCGGCCCGACCGGCCTCAGCCGCTTCCGGCACCCCGCCCGGATCGCGATCGACGACCTGCTCTACCTCAGCACCTGCCTGAGCGACGGGACGGCCGCCGACGCGCTGTTCGACCTCACTCCGCCCGCCCGGGTCGCCGACCTCCTCCGGGAGGCCGGCCTGCGCGGGATCACGGTCCGGCACCGCACGGAGGAGCTGTTCGACACACCCGTGGAGCGTTTCGACGCCGACCAGGTGCACCTCGCCCACGCGCTGGCCATCGACGCGGGCACCAGCGGCCGCGGCCACCGGGTGCCCCAACTCGACACGACCCGCGCCAACACCGGCAGCGCGCGCTCCTTCGTCGACCTCCTCCAGGCCGTGTGGACCCCGTCGAAGATCCATCCGGAAGTGGCCGAACGGCTCCGCGACCTCCTGGCCCACAACGTGCTGCGCCATCGGCTGACCCCGGACTTCAGTTCCGACGCGAGCCGGTGGTCCTCCAAGACGGGCACCCTGCTGAATGTGAGACATGAGATCGGCGTCGTGGAGCACGCCGACGGACAGACCTTCGCCGTCGCCGTCCTGACCGAGTCGTCGGTCCCGGCGGGCGCACAGCCGGGCGTCGACGGGCTGATGGCCGAAGCCGCCCGGCGGCTGCGCGACCACCTCAGACAGCTGTAG
- a CDS encoding LysR family transcriptional regulator — protein sequence MDLVGACRAFVSVSEYGGFTDGAAAAGMSQSVASRRVAALEERFGEQLFERTSRRAVLTPFGRDMLAAARQLVHSADVLLEEAEAVKDKPWRLAVPAVCSASALARLVAEARGHGVRLDLRTAGPVRRRELVQAQQVRAALLAVPAKGAPWSVPLGLAGARDGGVRRIYVETLRLGRGAPGPARRVWIQPEDDVPHIRDPLTRLRDAVGLRPAQVLAAPDLTAAAAEVLCSEDLLLCSRTQAEELALAWHPIGEMTPRRGYALTVVADGNPLPMEARLGEAIARCLGADDPAFAGGGKAA from the coding sequence GTGGCGAGCCGACGGGTCGCCGCCCTGGAGGAGCGCTTCGGCGAGCAGTTGTTCGAGCGCACGTCGCGGCGGGCGGTGCTCACCCCTTTCGGGCGCGACATGCTGGCCGCCGCCAGGCAGCTCGTCCACTCCGCCGACGTGCTGCTGGAGGAGGCCGAAGCCGTCAAGGACAAGCCCTGGCGACTGGCCGTCCCCGCCGTCTGCTCCGCGTCCGCCCTGGCCCGCCTGGTCGCCGAGGCGCGGGGGCACGGGGTCCGTCTCGACCTCCGGACCGCCGGACCGGTGCGCCGCAGGGAACTCGTCCAGGCCCAGCAGGTGCGCGCCGCTCTGCTCGCCGTACCCGCGAAAGGGGCGCCCTGGTCGGTGCCGCTGGGGCTCGCCGGGGCGCGGGACGGCGGGGTGCGGCGGATCTACGTCGAGACACTGCGGCTCGGACGGGGTGCGCCGGGTCCGGCCCGCCGCGTCTGGATCCAGCCGGAGGACGACGTACCGCACATCCGCGACCCCCTGACGCGGCTGCGGGACGCGGTGGGCCTGCGGCCCGCGCAGGTTCTCGCCGCACCGGACCTGACGGCCGCCGCGGCCGAAGTCCTCTGTTCCGAGGACCTGCTGCTGTGCTCCCGGACCCAGGCGGAGGAACTCGCCCTGGCCTGGCACCCCATCGGGGAGATGACCCCGCGCCGGGGCTACGCCCTCACGGTCGTGGCGGACGGCAACCCCCTGCCCATGGAGGCGCGGCTGGGCGAGGCCATCGCCCGCTGCCTGGGCGCGGACGACCCGGCCTTCGCCGGGGGAGGGAAGGCGGCATGA
- a CDS encoding phosphatidylinositol-specific phospholipase C/glycerophosphodiester phosphodiesterase family protein — protein MVQLTRRRALTVALATAAAGVAVPTATAAAAPVRPRGPRPLRHAHGHNDYLHPRPLHDALAHGFTSVEADIFLVDGELLVAHEPATLDPTRTLASLYLDPLAALVRAGHGSVHPYHRAPLQLLVDIKADGVAAYRELDRQLRRHQRMFTRYQHGRVVPGAVTAVISGDRAARAPMEAQRTRLAFYDGRLDDLGAPAPASFAPLVSANWTQSFSWLGAGPFPRAERDRLRSLVATAHREGRRVRFWATPDVAGPEREAVWSELLAAGVDHLNTDDLAGLESFLRARQDASPTP, from the coding sequence ATGGTCCAGCTCACCCGCCGCCGCGCGCTCACCGTCGCCCTCGCCACCGCCGCCGCGGGCGTTGCCGTCCCCACCGCGACAGCGGCCGCCGCACCCGTCCGCCCACGCGGCCCGCGTCCGTTACGCCACGCCCACGGGCACAACGACTACCTCCACCCGCGCCCGTTGCACGACGCGCTCGCCCATGGGTTCACCAGCGTCGAGGCGGACATCTTCCTGGTCGACGGCGAACTGCTCGTCGCCCATGAACCCGCCACCCTCGACCCCACCCGTACCCTCGCCTCGCTCTACCTCGACCCGCTCGCCGCCCTCGTCCGCGCCGGGCACGGCAGCGTTCACCCGTACCACCGGGCCCCGCTGCAACTCCTCGTCGACATCAAGGCCGACGGCGTCGCCGCCTACCGCGAGCTGGACCGGCAACTGCGCCGCCACCAGCGCATGTTCACCCGTTACCAGCACGGCCGCGTCGTCCCCGGTGCCGTCACCGCCGTCATCTCCGGCGACCGCGCCGCCCGGGCCCCCATGGAGGCCCAGCGCACCCGCCTCGCCTTCTACGACGGCCGCCTCGACGACCTCGGCGCCCCGGCCCCCGCCTCCTTCGCCCCGCTCGTCAGCGCCAACTGGACGCAGAGCTTCAGCTGGCTCGGCGCGGGCCCCTTCCCCCGGGCCGAGCGCGACCGGCTCCGCTCCCTCGTCGCCACCGCCCACCGCGAAGGCCGCCGCGTCCGCTTCTGGGCGACCCCGGACGTGGCGGGACCCGAACGCGAGGCCGTCTGGTCCGAACTGCTCGCCGCGGGGGTCGACCACCTGAACACCGACGACCTGGCAGGGCTGGAGAGCTTCCTGCGGGCTCGGCAGGACGCCTCCCCGACCCCGTAA
- a CDS encoding DUF6480 family protein — MAVLLNPPGETPPAEGSIGEAHEERADGGMWEHPGVWTALIVVGALVVAGFFLARIFGYG; from the coding sequence ATGGCTGTACTACTGAATCCCCCAGGAGAGACACCGCCGGCCGAGGGTTCCATCGGCGAGGCCCACGAGGAGCGCGCGGACGGAGGGATGTGGGAGCACCCGGGCGTCTGGACCGCCCTGATCGTGGTGGGAGCGCTCGTGGTCGCCGGATTCTTCCTCGCCCGGATCTTCGGTTACGGATGA